agtgtatatcactctaactctcaagtgtctagggttaattctctcaattctctactaatcatgctttctatagcttgctcttcatctaacaatcaacaaaaatttaatgcaccaatacacaaatcaagaggtcttttaagggttgtaatggggttagggtcaaggtaggattgtatttggccaagtggactaaaatctaaatccttaattaacataaactttccacctaacttaagacaatccatttaattaaaatacaaaatctaacttcctattaactgtgtttactacatatttatgcattccaagtttaagcacaactcatatgcattgatttcactatttattttggggcattttgtccccttttattaattgctcttttctttttctttttcactttttttatctcaatgcatatgattaaagtattgaatgcaataacatgtgctcaaccattattttgcacattttcactaaaatatacaacacccaattattcaaaccaaatattttcaaacccaactttcccacacttaaatcatgagcacttttactagtctaagctaaccaaggatttaaattaaggacattattgttttccgcttagagttagtaatgagctaaagtaaagaacaaatgggtatattaggctcaaattggtttgcaaaggatagtgaaagggtaaggccatatgggtatgtaagcttagtgaaacaaggcctcaatcatataagtgtatgcatgcatcaaacaatggaaatatagaattaagcaagacaaagatcacagttttagagagaaaaacacacaccaaaaataaaatattggttggtaaaatgcaaccaattcaaataggctaaaaaatctcacaggttttgtgtgttcgagctctaaaccatgttccagtataatatttcttcaaacaagtgtaacattaaatttattcaaattagtgaaatgctctaaaaggtttcttgaaaaagaaaatattactttaaccaagtggtaaaatatgcaaaaatcaaacaaatatgcaatcaatcatgcaaatgcaacaatgaacaaggaaaataaaccattagtgttgagatagaagagtaactaacccatggagatcggtatcgacctccccacacttaaagattgcaccgtcctcggtgcatgctgagatgtgcaagtggacgggttTCTCCAACTGACGCatttctccaaagattgtgcagatggacttgtttgtTTCCCCTTTTAGAAgtgtctctttttttttcttcctcggtggccatcctgaaagaggaggaaaaagaagaaaaagtaacccagaaataaagataagaaaataaataaagtatgggtgttaatgccagataataagggtctcaattacatggtagctacaacatgcaagtgagaagataatagaagccatggcatgACAGTAGTGCAAGATTTGAAACATAGGGGaggagagtgtgggtaatgaaagacagTATAAgctcatgtcaatgcaaaaaaGAATACAAATATCATAAAAGAATAGGGGCAATTTACGTTTTTAAATTGTTTCAACTTCAAATTTACGCAAAGGCATTGTTTCAAAAATGGTTACGCAATTACATTGTTTCACTATATTATATAAACCGCTACTGGCAGTAGCGGTTTATAGATGCACAGAAACCGCTAGAGCCAGTAGCGGATTCTGTTGATTTTTGGTTCTTCATAAACCGCTGCTGCCAGCAGCGGTTTATGTTTGTTGAAATGCGTGCGTAAACCGCTGGTGGTCATAGCGGTTTACGTGTATTCTGTGTCATTTGGTTCCCTATATAAACCATGGAGGGGCCAAATGCATTGTTATAGTAGAGTGTTATTCACAAATGGATGGGGAGGATAGTTTTGTGGCTCTGGTCCATTGCTCTGGAAAAATTCAAAAGAGCAAACGCCACGGTGTGAAATTCACAGATAGAGAACCAGTTAGTATTTTTATTCGATCTTCAAGTACATTGACAGAGATTAAGCTCAGCATACTACAGAAGCTCGGTACCTGTGGTACGAAGCAGGTTAAAAAGTTGTTTTACAAGATTCCCATTACTGTTGTGTCAACCGGCGTGCGGTTTGAGACCTTTGTGATTGGGTCGGATGAAGACCTGCAGGTCTTGTTTCACTGCAGGCGTAGTTTTCCGGAGGTGAGGATACCTGAGATGTTTGCGAAGTTAGAAGATCGTGTGGATAGCTCTGGGGCATCAACACCGGGTCCTCAGTCGACCACACGGGGCAGTGCATCGACATCACTGCCTGTGGTAGCAGCGGTAGTTCTACCTCCCGAGGCAGATACTGAGGTTGAGTTTGAGGTTGGACCGGATCGAGTTGAGAATGCGCTTTGTGATGATGATTCCGATGAGGAGCCGCTCGATATTGGTGGGGACAGTGAAGATGATATACCAATAGGTGCAGCCCATGGAGGTTCCGGTTCTGCAACACAAGAGTACCCTCCGCACCTGTCGTCTTTGAACTTGGAGGCCATCGGTCAACACCAGAATGTTGAGGCAACATTCGATGGACAGGGTATGCATGATGGGACAGGTTTGACTGAATTTCAGATTGGCCAATTGTTCCAGAGTAAGGAGGAAGCTGTGCTGAGCGTGAAAGATTACAGCATTCGGCGTGGAGTTGAGTACAGGGTTATGGAGTCAGACAGTCTAAAATACCAAGGGAGATGCAAGGAGTTCGGTAACGGATGCACGTGGTTGATCCGGATAGTCATGCGAAAAAGGAAGAGCACATGGGAAGTTAGGAGGTACAACGGACCACACACGTGTATGGCCACATCGATTTCGAGCGACCACAGGCAGCTTGATTATCATGTGATTTGTGCAAGGATTTTTTCATTGGTTAGAGCTGATGCGTCGGTTTCGATTAAGGTGTTGCAAGAGGCAACAGAGGCAACATATGGTTTCAAGCCAAGTTATCGGAAGGTGTGGTTGGCAAAGCAGAAGGCAGTAGCACAGATCTACGGCGATTGGGAGGAGTCATATGCGGATCTGCCCCGCTGGATCCTTGGGGTCACGTTAACCATGGACGGTTCCGTTGCTCTACTGAAGACCTCCCCGGTTAGAGTAGGTGACCAGGTTGATGAAGAAAGAGTCTACCTTCATCGCATGTTTTGGACATTCCCTCCATGTGTTGAGGCATTCCGCCACTGTAAGCCACTCGTTAGCATCGATGGGACACACTTGTATGGTAAGTATGGAGGGACGTTGTTGTTGGCGATTGCTCAGGATGGGAATTCGAATATTTTGCCTGTTGCGTTTGCACTAGTTGAGGGGGAAAATGCTGAGTCTTGGTCATATTTTCTGTCCAATCTTAGAAGACATGTTACTCCACAGGAAGGTATTCTCGTCATCTCTGACAGACACAACGGCATCAAGGCTGCGCTGGAGTCACCAGATAGTGGTTGGCGACCTCCGCATGCTTATAGGGCATTTTGCATTCGGCATGTTGCTGCAAATTTTGCCCTTACCTTCAAGGGGCAGGATGTCAGAAGGTGGCTGGTTAACGCCGCTTATGCAAAGACGGAAGCAGAATTTGACTATTGGTTTGATATAATGAGGTCAGAGAACCCAGCCATGTGTGATTGGGCAAACAGGATGGATTATGAGATGTGGACACAGCACAAGGATGGGGGCAGACGATATGGTCACATGACGACCAACATTTCTGAGTGTGTGAACTCTGTTTTGAAGGGCACAAGAAATCTACCAGTCACGTCCTTGGTTAAGTCCACCTATCTTCGCCTTGCTGAGTTGTTCGTTGTCCGGGGGCAGACAGCAGAGGCACAGTTAGGATCCGGTCAAAGGTATTCGCAGGCACTTATGAGGGCAATTGAGCGTAACTTGAAAGATGCGAGGTGCTTCACTGTGACTGTTTTTGATAGGCATCTACTTGATTACACGGTGGCTGAGACTACCCCCACAGGCAGATTCTCACTTGGTTGCTACCGGGTTTCCCTAAGGGATCGTACTTGTGACTGTGGTAACTTCCAGGCACTACACTACCCGTGTTGCCATGCCATCGCATGCTGTGCGCAGTCACGGCTAGATTGGGCAACATATGTTGATGAAGTTTACAGCATGTCTGAGGTGTTTAAGGTGTATCAGATGTCTTTTGCACCCTGCATACCAGAGGGACTTTGGCCCCCATATGACGGTCCGATCGTTATACCCGATCCAAATATGAGAAGAGCAAGAGAAGGACGACCTAGGTCCACCCGCATCCGAAACACCATGGACGAAGCTGACACCAGCCGACCGAAGCGTTGTGGTTTGTGCAGGCAGCCCGGTCACACCCGAAGGGGTTGCCCTCAGCGAGGTTCTAGTAGCGGCATCTAGATGTTTCACGGTTTATATCTTTCGTAGTCATTTACGTGTCATGTtcttagggtttagtgtttgtTTTCACAAATGAATCCCTTTGTATCCCTTTGTTTCAGTTATAAATTTTAGTTATGTTCAGCTTATTATTTAATCTTATACGAGATATTTGTATATCAATTTCGTTTATCTATCATGGTTTAGTTCCGTTATATAAACAATCAGTAGCGATACAGTAGTAAATAATACGTCAAAATAACTACCAACCAGTGAAATTTAAACATAAAGTACATAATGAGTTCATAAATAACTACCAACCAGTGACTTTTAAACATAAAGTACATAATGAGTTCATAAATAACATATCCAAGATACACAACATACAACATAATAGACTAATCATCCCTATCATCCCGGGCTGCATCCTCAAAAGGATCAAGTAGATGAGATCCCGTCCCACATCGCGTGGGACGCCTGACTCTAGTAGGTCGGCCAGCCACCTGAACAGCATCATCAACAGGAGGGACTATCCCATACGCAGACTGAGGTGTGCCTCCCATGGTGAACCAAGTATCTAAAGGACTACTTGCGGGCTGGTTAAGGTCCACTGCATACTATCCCTGAAAGTCAGGGACCTGGGGCTGCATCTCTGTCATGTGTGGATGGTAAGCTGTGGTATCGAACACTACATCTGGTGCTGAAGGCTGGTAAGGAGGGGCATCAACCTACACATGGGACGGGCCAGCATCATCCCTCAACACCGCAGCAAAATCTGAATAAAAGTGTGCACTGCCCATCTGATCATCTACATCCATAGTCATCGTAGGTGTAAAAGACTGAGTGAATGTATCGCCTGCAGTCTCAGTCCCCGTGGTCCCACTAGCTCCACCACTGAACTGGGTAGCAGCCTGAGGACCCCGACGTCTGCCACTAGACCGGCGAACACGGTGACCGCCCACATCAGCAGCCCCCTCAGGTGCGTCATCCTCGTGCAGCATATCATATATCCATCGCCACTCTCGACCGGACTCACGAGTACCAACACGACGACGTCTCTCAACACGGCGGTTATCTGGCATATGAGGAAGCTGTGATCTGCGTGGGACCTGTGACGAACCTCTCTGTAATGCCTCCTCAGGTATCTCGGTACCCCTGGGATCCGTGAATACAGCCCCTGGGCTAAGGAACCTATGAGCCTCGCGGTACCACCAATCTAAGTAATCCGCTGATGGACCCGGATCAGCCACACGCTCAATGGTAATGACTGCATCAAGTCTGCTCCCCCAGTGTAAATTCCACTCCCGATAGTAATGGGAGAACCACCTATCTCCTCCCCTTCCATCCTTAGCATGCAGCCAGTCTATGTTCAAAACGTCCTCGGGGATATGCTGCACTCCACCAAGCTGTGGGACAACCCTATCAACCTGATGCCACTCGATGACAGCAAAGTATATCAAAGAAGTGACCGCTCGCCAGATGCGAGAATGCTCCTCTATGAGTATCTCCGGATGGACCACAGCAAGTACATCAACCGCGGAGTAGGGCTCCCAtagaatctgaaaaatcaaagTACATCAGACGTTTCCATAACAAGTATATATATAGTCACGACACGAGAGCAACCCTAAAACTTAATCATAACAAGTATAATACTTACATCACGAGCGCTCATGCGATCCAATGCAAGCCTATAACTTATGACCCTCTGTTCTTTCCCATCGTTCGGAGGTAAGTAAGCATGCCACCTAATTGTAAATATAATGAGACACAAACTCGAAAAACAcaacataaattttttaacctATAAAAAACACATAAACCATACCTGGATGCCAGTGGAAAAGAGAAGTAATCAAACCCGGACGGCCTCAACGAGGGAAAACGCCAGAATATCCAACTCTGTAGCAACTGGAGGGGACCCGCAAGGTTAGTCACATTTCTGTTTGCTACCCGACACATACATCGGTACAACCAAGCCAACGCAGCCGAACCCCAGCTATATCGCCCCATCTCATCAAGGTTCGCCACAAATGGCAACCACCGTATATGTACCCGATTCGCACTCTTGTCCCCAAATAACTGAGTAGATAAAAGCATCATGATGTAGGCACGTGCGTAGATACGAACTGTCTCCTCGTTCGCATCTGGTGGTAGCACACTAAACCTCTCGTGGAACCATGTAAAGTGGACGGTCATCTGCTTGACCTTATTCGGTGGTGGCAGCTCACCGAATAGGTTCTGAAACCACTCCCAGGCTGGTCGACCACCCTCAATGTATGTTTCAAACTCACCTAGGCAACCACTCACAGCCTCCCCATCGACAGGCAACCCAAGCTGAAAAGCCACGTCCTGCAATGTCACTGTGCACTCTCTAAAAGGCATGTGGAACGTGTGCGTCTCAGGACGCCACCTCTCAACGAACGCACTAACCAATGGCTCATCCAACCAGAACCAATGGCTGTTTAGCCTGGCCAAATGGTACAATCCAGCCCTCTCTAAATACGGGATGATCCTATCATGCAGGGGCATATTCTGTTGCCGTCTCACACTGTATATACACCTAGTGGGCTGCAAAAAATAGCACAATAAATGCAGGATACAATTAAATTCTCCAATCCATAACGAAATTCCTTATCTAATAATAACACATATCTTAAAAATGTCAACAAACTTTTGACCGGTGAACAAATTAATCCCTAAAACCTATAAATAAGTAGTCAATAAACTAGCGaaattaatttgtaaaatatttaCTACAATAGCACAAACGACAACAAACTTAACTTATTAGATAACACCCACAATTATAAAAGTATTACAAACCTTAAACAATaaatttccaaaaaaaaaatctttatatTCTAACCTTCAtactatttttaaaactaaaagggACTAATCTATAAAATCCGTATATGCTTGCATTCATATCATTTTTCTAGCTAAAAAATTGCTAAGCCtaaaaaaataccaaaataattaactaacCTCGTCACCAATGGAACCGGCAACATGAGCAACACCGTTCAGTCGGTACATGCTCCTTCTGTCTTCTGCCATGATATCCCGCCAGAAGTCGCAGCTCAAATACCTCGGACCCCTTCTCAACTTGCTCTgacctctctctagaatttcctctctctagaatttccTCTCCCAACCTCCAATTGCATAATCCGCGGCTGGCTCAGCGGTTTATATAGTGATGCATACTTAACGTAAACCGCTATAGCCTCTAGCGGTTTACGCACACTTCCCCACGCACATAAACCGCTGCTGCCAGCAGCGGTTTATGACCAACTTTTACAAACCATAAACCACGATGGGCTGCCGCGGTTTATATGATGCATTTTTTGAGCATAATCCGCTACTGGCTCTAGCGGTTTCTGTGCATCTATAATCCGCTACTGCTAGTAGCGGTTTGTATAATATAGTGAAACAACGTAATTGCGTAACCATTTTTGAAACAATGCATTTGCGTAAATTTGGGGTTGAAACAATTTAAAAACGTAaattattggtttaaataatattacccaacagtgtaaacaagtcactaagcacTAGGTAAGACCAGAAAAGTTGTAACAattgaataagaaaatttaacaccaatgaaaataatacaatgaatgaaagtatgcaaataaattaaatgaaagataagaagaatgagaagggaaagaaggaagaaagaagtAAGGAATAAAGGATgcaggaaaaattaggattggggaagaaaagatgaGATATTTTGGCAATTTAGggtaagctgtgcggcgcaagcgacgcggacgcgtgggtgacgcgttcgcgcgaCTTGCGCTTAAATtaatcgacgcggacgcgtcggtcacgcggtcgcgtgacacaatttatgctactggcgcgagggcagcctcgcgctcgcacaactctctgttcaaaatcgtattttgccaaattttgggtgacacgatcgcgtggggcatgcgatcgcgtgagtgggctgCAGAAaggaatgacgcggacgcgtcggcgatGCGGTCGCGTGATAGAGATTGTGCGTCCaacaccaatccagcaccactcgcgcacaataattcgttgtgcaccctttttacgtcgaaaatcagggcacgcggccgcgtggggcacgcggtcgcgtgggaggccattatttccatgtgacgcggacgcgtcagtgatgcggtcgcgtggggtcAAGTTATGCTAATGGCGCGCCTCCAGCCAcactttcgcgtgactctctgttcaattatTTTCTCCCCAACGCACTAGtaacgcggacgcgtcagcgacgctgccgcATCGTGTgcgacttttttttttttgaataagatgcaaatgtgatgagcggataatttgtacgctttttggcattgtttttagtatgtttttggtagttttagttgagtttttattatatttttattagtttttagttaaaattcacttttctggactttactatgagtttgtgtgtttttctatgatttcaggtattttctggctgaaattgagggatctgagcaaaaatctgattcagagactgaaaaggactgcagatgctgttggattctgacctccctgcactcgaagtggattttctggagctaca
The genomic region above belongs to Arachis stenosperma cultivar V10309 chromosome 5, arast.V10309.gnm1.PFL2, whole genome shotgun sequence and contains:
- the LOC130980974 gene encoding uncharacterized protein LOC130980974: MDGEDSFVALVHCSGKIQKSKRHGVKFTDREPVSIFIRSSSTLTEIKLSILQKLGTCGTKQVKKLFYKIPITVVSTGVRFETFVIGSDEDLQVLFHCRRSFPEVRIPEMFAKLEDRVDSSGASTPGPQSTTRGSASTSLPVVAAVVLPPEADTEVEFEVGPDRVENALCDDDSDEEPLDIGGDSEDDIPIGAAHGGSGSATQEYPPHLSSLNLEAIGQHQNVEATFDGQGMHDGTGLTEFQIGQLFQSKEEAVLSVKDYSIRRGVEYRVMESDSLKYQGRCKEFGNGCTWLIRIVMRKRKSTWEVRRYNGPHTCMATSISSDHRQLDYHVICARIFSLVRADASVSIKVLQEATEATYGFKPSYRKVWLAKQKAVAQIYGDWEESYADLPRWILGVTLTMDGSVALLKTSPVRVGDQVDEERVYLHRMFWTFPPCVEAFRHCKPLVSIDGTHLYGKYGGTLLLAIAQDGNSNILPVAFALVEGENAESWSYFLSNLRRHVTPQEGILVISDRHNGIKAALESPDSGWRPPHAYRAFCIRHVAANFALTFKGQDVRRWLVNAAYAKTEAEFDYWFDIMRSENPAMCDWANRMDYEMWTQHKDGGRRYGHMTTNISECVNSVLKGTRNLPVTSLVKSTYLRLAELFVVRGQTAEAQLGSGQRYSQALMRAIERNLKDARCFTVTVFDRHLLDYTVAETTPTGRFSLGCYRVSLRDRTCDCGNFQALHYPCCHAIACCAQSRLDWATYVDEVYSMSEVFKVYQMSFAPCIPEGLWPPYDGPIVIPDPNMRRAREGRPRSTRIRNTMDEADTSRPKRCGLCRQPGHTRRGCPQRGSSSGI